In one window of Vespa crabro chromosome 6, iyVesCrab1.2, whole genome shotgun sequence DNA:
- the LOC124424988 gene encoding protein outspread isoform X2, whose amino-acid sequence MSSGTTGVVRATGAECRKFAPNIFNKSKCSSCFKQKEEHSAEALECNRATRKISKCGYLFVAPGWDFSNPLNRTKPETVPQARIDMTRVLEVAAAEDITGHPYSLAVTSPEGVTFVKGTCREETRWWADVLQVYSRNKGRHKRNATFPGSQTTILQVTPAIRSNTPNPPRPRFNSCRSEPRSNAMWITETTSGSSELCSSVFSSTPSSVTTSVSTMTSCSTNSLLSNGNVDSNNVSPLRSSTPLENGTNGPYLTSSSSSSSSSSSAATSVSMNGNVVSVSTAYTTTPTSTVVVSASNTTISSTLSSSGSSTTLTEKPPMIPSEVRSMYRDQPASGSSPPTRDKLCAEDKARRRSNHQQGEHGSNEKLDDDACRRIFLEHEREREGKLRDIAASLTQPRIRRIKPRTSEPTRDVVDASNVVHRDKLVRGDPDGCGLDISSIRYSPTSELRVDLPAENVLNIKKGWLMKQGLNKEWNKHWFVLRGCGLMYYRDPCAEDKGIMDGVIDLNTVTAVTPLQVARNYGFQTVAWDERGSTVLSAVTAGIRSSWMSAIRRAANLPDPDSNGESLPICSDNQQDINSQSPTTSINDRERDPVIPPTSNTPRSVLFSSDEEYRTASEGGRRESGDWSEIPVSPPLIRNGDWSLPLKGSNWSDTTNHEWSELPPSPPLTRTALSRVKARSRSSSRSRVYKRSRSSPPSSRRSTLDSVRSEDLMMACCELGEDEEQSNGHVQSNSRLSGSNDSPLIVELLENQVSLLRDQLDHNQSHPSALLVIVERQENEIEKLKSQLSTARLDVANAEKELSRLRQQKAEAVIREKQVEELLGTIQRTEQQRNKDLDDLEKLKKVYTREKEILECKLLETEAILRETSERCEMLTNELTSSHRNVQRLQEEVQALGERLSQGIEENERLYNRVRELEERGGLPGSRERGRSFDSLSDLTNIDLDMDLNMLDKERVVEEYEELRVRFEKAISEIRAMRKELREAHSTQDALELEIFAYKQDAIGVSETNQAQVQLMAARIQDLTNKLAASEKQVRTLKQKLTKAETRDKRRSLSLKGRESFQISQEMEDKLCDLENKICAIERGGKAAGGVGSNSKELSPNSKKEKKKEGKHLDRARLRRKSLDSATSSEPMKVLIRLSTLETKVASVAENMASDVEKDSSECSEVSATSVGNEIPLEFLSRLKKLERAVWKSKRRLEKCLGSTQTEDKAEKCLREVNDILDSCLECKKGQVGGGQIGESIGVVVCRLEAILKDKLSELTKRRQTLASNDRLDDREKVKLIAERIAFESVILGRLKRAIGGGTLGDKSAVLGELLETSQLASSLKHKIHGTKPKTYQNTNYVQYLSRVLANKLVLVGGVLPVKTEASLQLCNARAECLNFLLQKQKEVDGIVGRYKETKLRELAEALAIETLNLSNQEDHHLAKQMNVSSKKLLEDKRIREAWALAQETVNKELVQSEVSRVILHCAQIYEQDIASVLDTCLTFNEAGSVGLENWADETRTKLRKEIQLSVEELSEVYEDTLRTMKRNKGLASTISEYDSHRLLTDYADVIAHKALIDARIALLQKGTKPSTSFNNNNGQTGQNFLSSLIKNEDLLYHLTEDNNSGKFDNDLVLEAECNYLYRQFAEECEDRISGRQESKERIKTIGQNLLYLEEDISGLAKVIKEKAVGGEKAAKTICQFERSSNGLADWTNVCEKCSQLREQIKRLAAYVDLMSCKQCEELQETIERLTAQHEEELETLKRNQEKDIMDIKGELDSQRQSLTTQYEQEAASLRERARKLEYRLNAMDSEHSAHVNELRAVYQRSISAELDTDAETRKRYKEEIKQLRALCEKGLLAMENSHRRIISEMEEKHRQELENLRVEKEQALSEETQATLAALDAMRKAHEHEVQKEIAKFKQEFIKQMQAREDIGELHKEHEEEMEEIKQEILSLSAKYSSKCVESAALEEKVGTLTKQLAQAQQHIMQLDARNKQLRAHFLVECSDAGINDTIQILKSGENDTVEPKEELYKLPQHIKHGDTLRETTGVPQKSSSLNTSPAYSPQRVRNNHESMQGTSEEQKLTSERPKSSLSTLQKSLSADKPSSFSYKLERIKSISLPYSNNLVRPGSSTAISSHDRKNTILTQKNEEHNGIASPLWDSLRPRSGLPHQYQGGTAEMRINGTGSRKQADKQSEKQQQSETYTLRTDTRHPSYLSPEPPALSVAELMRSPLLRWSSRNCRSLPPTPLPSYHQPLHPPLPAVGMVAERKKRFEV is encoded by the exons CCAGAAACTGTGCCACAAGCACGGATCGACATGACACGAGTTCTGGAGGTCGCAGCCGCGGAGGACATCACCGGGCATCCCTATAGCCTGGCCGTGACCTCGCCCGAAGGCGTGACGTTCGTTAAGGGCACGTGTCGAGAGGAAACGAGATGGTGGGCCGACGTTCTCCAGGTGTATTCGCGAAACAAA GGTCGACACAAGCGAAACGCCACGTTTCCTGGCAGCCAAACGACGATCCTCCAAGTTACACCGGCGATTCGAA GTAACACGCCGAATCCACCTCGACCGCGCTTCAATAGCTGCCGATCGGAACCTCGAAGCAATGCCATGTGGATTACGGAAACAACTAGCGGCTCGTCGGAACTTTGCTCTTCCGTATTTTCGTCGACACCTTCTTCGGTCACTACCAGCGTGTCGACGATGACGAGTTGCTCGACGAATTCTCTTCTGAGTAATGGTAACGTGGACAGCAACAACGTTTCGCCGCTGCGAAGCAGTACTCCTTTGGAGAACGGTACGAACGGCCCTTATTTaacgtcgtcttcgtcgtcgtcgtcgtcgtcgtcgtcggcagCCACGTCGGTTTCCATGAACGGAAACGTCGTATCCGTGAGCACGGCTTACACGACGACGCCAACGAGCACCGTCGTCGTGTCCGCCTCGAATACGACGATCTCGAGCACGTTGTCCAGCAGCGGTTCTAGCACGACTTTGACCGAGAAACCACCAATGATACCAAGCGAAGTTAGATCAATGTACAGGGATCAACCCGCCAGTGGATCCTCTCCGCCCACTAGAGACAAATTGTGCGCCGAAGACAAGGCTAGACGTAGGTCGAATCATCAACAGGGAGAACATGGATCCAATGAGAAGTTAG ACGACGACGCTTGTCGAAGAATATTCTTAGAACACGAGAGAGAACGGGAAGGTAAATTACGGGATATTGCCGCGTCATTGACTCAACCGCGAATTCGCAGAATCAAGCCTAGAACCTCCGAGCCAACGAGGGACGTAGTCGATGCCTCTAATGTGGTTCATCGAGACAAACTC GTAAGGGGCGATCCCGATGGTTGCGGATTAGATATTTCCAGCATTAGATATTCGCCTACCTCCGAATTGAGGGTCGATTTACCGGCGGAAAATGTACTAAACATTAAGAAGGGTTGGCTAATGAAGCAGGGTTTAAATAAG GAGTGGAACAAGCATTGGTTCGTTTTACGAGGTTGTGGCCTGATGTACTACAGAGATCCTTGCGCGGAGGACAAGGGCATCATGGATGGCGTTATAGACTTGAATACCGTTACTGCGGTTACGCCGTTGCAGGTCGCAAGAAATTATGGATTTCAAACCGTG GCCTGGGACGAAAGAGGTAGCACCGTCTTATCCGCGGTGACGGCCGGAATTAGATCCAGCTGGATGTCGGCTATTAGAAGAGCGGCTAATCTGCCCGATCCCGATAGCAATGGGGAGTCGTTGCCGATATGCTCGGACAATCAACAGGATATTAATTCTCAATCACCGACAAC GTCCATCAACGATCGCGAAAGGGATCCCGTAATTCCTCCGACGTCGAACACGCCTCGATCGGTCCTATTTTCCTCCGACGAAGAATACAGAACTGCATCGGAGGGCGGACGAAGAGAATCCGGTGACTGGTCGGAAATTCCGGTTTCGCCGCCTCTTATTAGAAACGGCGATTGGTCTTTACCTTTGAAAGGATCCAACTGGTCCGACACGACGAATCACGAGTGGTCGGAATTACCACCGTCGCCGCCATTGACGAGAACGGCTCTATCGAGGGTTAAAGCGAGATCGAGGTCGAGTTCGAGATCGCGCGTTTACAAGAGGAGTCGAAGCTCACCCCCGAGTTCCCGACGAAGCACCCTGGACAGCGTAAGGTCGGAGGACCTTATGATGGCTTGCTGCGAGTTAGGAGAAGACGAGGAGCAAAGCAACGGGCACGTCCAAAGCAATAGCCGTCTCTCCGGTTCGAACGACAGTCCCTTGATCGTCGAACTCTTGGAGAATCAAGTTTCCCTATTACGCGATCAACTCGATCACAATCAGTCCCATCCAAGCGCACTGCTAGTCATCGTCGAGCGTCAAGAaaatgagatagagaaattAAAGTCACAGTTGAGTACAGCGCGATTGGACGTGGCCAATGCCGAGAAAGAATTATCAAGATTGAGACAGCAAAAGGCAGAGGCTGTGATCAGGGAAAAACAGGTGGAAGAATTGCTCGGTACGATACAGAGAACGGAACAACAAAGGAACAAGGATCTCGACGATttggaaaaattgaaaaaagtttATACGAGGGAGAAGGAGATACTAGAATGCAAATTATTGGAAACCGAGGCTATTCTTAGAGAGACGAGCGAACGATGCGAGATGCTTACGAACGAGTTGACTTCGAGTCACAGAAACGTCCAACGTTTGCAGGAAGAGGTGCAGGCACTTGGCGAAAGACTCTCTcaag GTATCGAAGAAAACGAACGACTGTACAATAGAGTCAGAGAGCTGGAAGAAAGGGGTGGCCTTCCCGGATCGCGAGAACGAGGCAGAAGCTTCGATTCTCTTAGCGATCTGACCAACATCGATTTGGACATGGATCTCAATATGCTGGACAAGGAGAG ggTCGTAGAAGAGTACGAAGAGTTGAGAGTTCGATTCGAGAAGGCCATATCCGAGATACGTGCGATGCGTAAAGAATTGCGCGAAGCCCACTCGACGCAGGATGCATTGGAATTGGAGATTTTTGCTTATAAGCAGGATGCCATCGGTGTTAGCGAGACGAATCAAGCGCAGGTACAATTGATGGCAGCTCGTATTCAGGATTTGACCAACAAGCTCGCCGCCAGCGAGAAACAAGTTAGAACGCTTAAGCAGAAATTGACGAAGGCGGAAACCAGGGACAAGAGGAGATCGCTCTCCTTGAAGGGAAGGGAATCTTTTCAGATATCTCAGGAAATGGAGGATAAGCTTTGCGACTTGGAGAATAAGATTTGCGCTATAGAACGCGGTGGTAAGGCCGCCGGCGGCGTTGGTTCGAATTCGAAGGAGTTGAGTCCGAAttcgaagaaggagaagaagaaggagggtaAACATTTGGATCGCGCTAGATTGCGCAGAAAGTCGTTGGACAGCGCCACCAGTTCGGAACCTATGAAGGTGTTGATCAGATTGAGCACGTTGGAGACCAAAGTCGCGAGCGTGGCCGAAAATATGGCGAGCGACGTCGAGAAAGACTCCAGCGAGTGCAGCGAGGTCAGCGCGACTTCCGTTGGCAACGAGATCCCCTTGGAATTTCTCTCGAGATTGAAGAAATTGGAGAGAGCCGTGTGGAAGTCGAAGCGACGATTGGAAAAGTGTTTGGGCTCGACCCAAACTGAGGACAAGGCGGAGAAGTGCTTGCGCGAGGTCAACGACATATTGGACTCGTGCTTAGAATGTAAGAAGGGCCAAGTCGGTGGTGGTCAAATCGGCGAGTCGATAGGAGTAGTGGTATGTAGACTAGAGGCTATACTTAAGGATAAATTAAGCGAACTCACGAAGAGACGGCAGACGCTCGCGTCGAACGACCGGTTGGACGACAGGGAGAAAGTAAAGTTGATCGCCGAAAGGATAGCCTTCGAATCCGTGATTCTTGGACGATTGAAGCGGGCGATCGGCGGTGGTACCTTAGGCGACAAGAGCGCCGTTCTCGGTGAATTGCTCGAAACTAGTCAGCTTGCCTCAAGCTTAAAGCATAAGATTCATGGAACCAAGCCCAAAACGTACCAAAACACGAATTACGTTCAGTATCTTTCTAGGGTCTTAGCTAATAAGTTAGTGCTCGTAGGAGGCGTTCTCCCTGTTAAAACGGAGGCGTCGCTTCAACTTTGCAACGCTCGAGCCGAGTGCTTGAACTTTTTGTTGCAAAAGCAAAAGGAAGTCGACGGTATCGTCGGACGTTACAAGGAAACGAAATTGAGAGAGCTGGCGGAGGCCTTGGCGATCGAGACGCTCAATCTCTCGAATCAGGAGGATCATCATCTCGCCAAGCAAATGAACGTGTCGAGCAAGAAATTGCTCGAGGATAAGCGTATTCGCGAGGCTTGGGCTCTCGCCCAGGAGACCGTCAATAAGGAGCTAGTGCAAAGCGAGGTGTCGCGCGTTATATTGCACTGCGCGCAGATCTACGAACAGGATATCGCGTCCGTCCTCGACACTTGTCTAACCTTCAACGAGGCTGGATCCGTAGGTTTGGAGAATTGGGCGGACGAAACGCGAACGAAATTACGCAAAGAGATTCAACTGTCCGTAGAGGAACTCTCGGAGGTTTACGAGGATACTCTTCGTACGATGAAGCGTAACAAGGGCCTCGCAAGTACCATCTCGGAATACGATTCTCATAGACTTTTGACGGATTACGCAGACGTGATCGCGCACAAAGCTTTAATAGATGCCAGAATAGCTCTTCTCCAGAAGGGCACGAAACCGTCGACCTctttcaacaacaacaacggtCAAACCGGTCAGAATTTTCTATCTAGTCTTATTAAAAACGAGGACCTTCTCTATCACTTGACCGAGGATAATAACTCTGGTAAATTCGATAACGATCTCGTTCTCGAGGCAGAGTGCAATTATCTTTATCGACAGTTTGCCGAGGAATGCGAGGATAGGATATCCGGTAGGCAGGAGTCGAAGGAACGAATTAAAACGATAggacaaaatttattatatctcgaGGAGGACATAAGCGGACTCGCCAaagttataaaagaaaaggcgGTGGGAGGAGAAAAGGCGGCTAAGACGATCTGTCAGTTTGAACGTTCGAGCAACGGGCTCGCGGATTGGACGAACGTTTGCGAAAAGTGTTCGCAATTAAGGGAGCAAATCAAAAGACTCGCCGCTTACGTCGATCTTATGTCCTGCAAACAGTGCGAGGAACTGCAAGAAACCATAGAGAGGCTAACGGCTCAACACGAGGAAGAGCTGGAAACGCTCAAGAGAAATCAGGAGAAGGATATAATGGACATAAAGGGTGAACTCGACAGTCAAAGGCAGTCCCTTACGACGCAGTACGAGCAAGAAGCGGCCAGTCTGCGAGAAAGGGCGAGAAAATTGGAGTACAGATTGAACGCAATGGATTCCGAACATTCTGCTCACGTCAACGAGCTACGTGCCGTTTATCAGAGATCAATAAGCGCCGAACTCGATACCGATGCCGAGACGAGAAAAAGATACAAGGAGGAGATCAAACAGCTCAGGGCACTTTGCGAAAAAGGATTGTTGGCCATGGAGAATTCACACCGACGTATTATTTCAGAAATGGAGGAAAAGCATCGGCAGGAATTGGAAAATTTGAGAGTCGAGAAGGAGCAAGCACTCTCGGAAGAGACCCAAGCGACTTTGGCCGCATTAGATGCCATGAGAAAGGCGCACGAGCACGAGGTACAAAAGGAGATTGCCAAGTTCAAGCAGGAATTCATCAAGCAGATGCAAGCTCGAGAGGATATCGGTGAACTGCATAAAGAACACGA gGAAGAAATGGAGGAAATAAAGCAAGAAATTCTTTCATTGTCTGCCAAATATTCATCGAAATGCGTCGAGTCTGCCGCTTTGGAGGAAAAAGTAGGTACTCTTACGAAGCAACTTGCACAAGCGCAACAGCATATAATGCAGCTAGACGCTAGGAACAAGCAGCTGAGGGCGCACTTTCTGGTGGAATGTAGCGACGCTGGTATCAATGATACTATTCAGATTTTAAAAAGCGGAGAGAATGACACAGTCGAACCGAAGGAGGAACTTTACAAGCTACCACAGCACATAAAA CATGGGGACACCCTTCGTGAAACGACCGGTGTACCACAGAAATCTTCGTCACTAAACACCTCGCCAGCGTACTCACCGCAACGTGTAAGAAATAATCACGAGTCGATGCAAGGAACGAGCGAGGAGCAGAAATTAACGAGCGAACGCCCAAAAAGCTCCTTATCCACGCTTCAAAAGTCCCTTTCGGCGGATAAACCGAGCAGCTTCTCGTACAAGCTCGAACGAATTAAATCCATATCGTTGCCTTACTCGAATAATTTAGTTAGGCCGGGGAGTAGTACTGCTATTTCATCGCACGATAGGAAAAATACGATCTTAACtcaaaagaacgaagaacatAATGGTATAGCATCGCCATTATGGGACAGCTTAAGACCAAGGAGCGGATTGCCCCATCAGTATCAAG gtGGCACAGCAGAGATGCGAATCAACGGTACTGGCAGTCGGAAACAGGCGGACAAACAAAGTGAAAAACAGCAACAATCGGAGACATATACCCTCCGTACCGACACTCGTCACCCATCCTACCTCAGCCCGGAACCCCCAGCTCTCTCCGTTGCAG AGCTGATGAGGTCTCCATTATTGAGGTGGTCGAGCAGAAATTGTCGTAGCTTGCCTCCTACACCTCTACCGAGTTATCATCAACCGCTCCACCCCCCACTCCCCGCGGTGGGCATGGTTGCAGAGAGGAAGAAACGTTTCGAAGTTTAA